In Cervus canadensis isolate Bull #8, Minnesota chromosome 6, ASM1932006v1, whole genome shotgun sequence, one DNA window encodes the following:
- the LARP6 gene encoding la-related protein 6 has protein sequence MAQPGEETLPGPETAVQIRVAIQEAEDVEEPEDEEEGAEARAAGDPARYLSPGWGSASEEEPSRGHSGATASGGENERDDLEQEWQPPDEELIKKLVDQIEFYFSDENLEKDAFLLKHVRRNKLGYVSVKLLTSFKKVKHLTRDWRTTAHALKYSVTLELNEDHRKVRRTTPVPLFPNENLPSKMLLVYDLYLSPKLWALASPQKNGRVQEKVMEHLLKLFGTFGVISSVRILKPGRELPPDIRRISNRYSQVGTQECAIVEFEEVEAAIKAHEFMITESQGRESMKAILIGMKPPKKKPSKEKNQDEEPTSSIHLNKSLNRRVEELQYMGDESSANSSSDPESNPTSPMAGRRHAVANKLSPSSHQNLFLSPNASPCSSPWSSPLAQRKGVSRKSPLAEEGRPNTSASPEIVRKCTDYSSDSSVTPSGSPWVRRRRQAEMGPQEKSPRASPLLSRKMQTADGLPVGVLRLPRGPDNTRGFHGGHERSRACV, from the exons ATGGCCCAGCCCGGCGAGGAGACTCTGCCGGGGCCCGAGACCGCGGTGCAGATCCGCGTCGCCATCCAGGAGGCCGAGGACGTGGAGGAGCCggaggacgaggaggaggggGCGGAGGCGCGGGCCGCCGGGGACCCGGCTCGGTACCTCAGTCCCGGCTGGGGCAGCGCCAGCGAGGAGGAGCCGAGCCGCGGGCACAG TGGCGCCACGGCAAGTGGGGGCGAGAACGAGCGTGATGACCTGGAGCAGGAGTGGCAGCCCCCGGACGAGGAGTTAATCAAGAAGCTGGTGGATCAGATCGAGTTCTACTTTTCTGATGAGAACCTGGAGAAGGACGCCTTCCTGCTAAAGCACGTGAGGAGGAACAAGCTGGGATATGTGAGTGTCAAGCTACTCACCTCCTTCAAAAAG GTGAAGCACCTTACCCGGGACTGGAGAACCACAGCTCACGCCTTAAAGTACTCAGTGACCCTGGAGTTGAACGAGGACCACCGGAAGGTGAGGAGGACCACCCCTGTCCCACTCTTCCCCAATGAGAACCTCCCCAGCAAGATGCTCCTGGTCTATGACCTCTACCTGTCCCCCAAGCTGTGGGCCCTGGCCAGCCCCCAGAAGAACGGAAGGGTTCAGGAGAAGGTGATGGAACACCTGCTCAAGCTCTTTGGGACCTTTGGAGTCATCTCGTCAGTGCGAATCCTCAAACCCGGGAGAGAGCTGCCCCCTGATATCCGCAGGATCAGCAACCGGTACAGCCAGGTGGGGACCCAAGAGTGTGCCATTGTGGAGTTCGAGGAGGTGGAAGCAGCCATCAAAGCCCACGAGTTCATGATCACAGAGTCTCAGGGCAGGGAAAGCATGAAAGCTATCCTGATTGGCATGAAGCCACCCAAAAAGAAACCATCCAAAGAGAAGAACCAGGACGAAGAACCCACCTCGAGCATCCACCTGAACAAGTCCCTCAACAGGAGAGTCGAAGAGTTGCAGTACATGGGGGACGAGTCTTCCGCCAACAGCTCCTCTGACCCTGAGAGCAATCCTACATCCCCTATGGCTGGCCGGCGACATGCAGTTGCCAACAAGCTCAGCCCTTCCAGCCACCAGAATCTCTTTCTGAGCCCCAATGCCTCCCCGTGCTCAAGTCCTTGGAGCAGCCCCTTGGCTCAGCGCAAAGGGGTCTCCAGGAAATCCCCCCTGGCTGAAGAAGGGAGGCCGAACACAAGCGCCAGTCCTGAGATCGTTCGCAAGTGCACGGACTATTCCTCGGACAGCAGCGTCACTCCCTCTGGCAGCCCCTGGGTTCGGAGACGCCGTCAAGCTGAGATGGGGCCGCAGGAGAAGAGCCCCCGAGCGAGTCCCCTGCTCTCTCGGAAGATGCAGACTGCAGATGGGCTACCGGTGGGCGTACTGAGGTTGCCCAGAGGCCCTGACAACACCAGAGGGTTCCATGGTGGACACGAGAGGAGCAGGGCCTGTGTATAA
- the LOC122443108 gene encoding eukaryotic translation initiation factor 2 subunit 3-like: MAGGEAGVTLGQLHLSRQDLTTLDVSKLTPLSHEFISRQATINIGTIGHVAHGKSTVVKAISGVHTVRFKNELERNITIKLGSANAKIYKLDDPSCPWPECYRSCGSSTPDEFPTDIPGTKGNFKLVRHVSFVDCPGHDILMATMLNGAAVMDAALLLIAGNESCPLPQTSEHLAAIEIMKLKHILILQNKIDLVKESQAKEQYEQILAFVQGTVAEGAPIIPISAQLKYNIEVVYEYIVKRIPVPPRDFTSEPRLIVIRSFDVNKPGCEVDDLKGGVAGGSILKGVLKVGQETEVRPGIVSKDSEGKLMCKPIFSKIVSLFAEHNDLQYAAPGGLIGVGTKIDSTLCRAERMVGQVLGAVGALPEIFTELEISHFLLRWLLGVLTEGDKKTAKVQKLSKNEVLMENIGSLSTGGRVNAVKADLGKIVLTNPVCTEIGEKIALSRRVEKHWRLIGWGQIRRGVTIKPTVDDDRRIK; the protein is encoded by the coding sequence ATGGCGGGGGGCGAGGCTGGTGTGACTTTAGGGCAGCTGCACCTTTCTCGGCAAGATCTCACTACTTTGGATGTTTCCAAGTTGACGCCACTTTCACATGAATTTATCAGCAGACAAGCCACAATTAATATAGGTACAATTGGTCACGTAGCTCATGGGAAATCTACAGTTGTAAAAGCTATTTCTGGAGTCCACACTGTCCGTTTCAAAAATGAACTGGAAAGAAATATTACAATCAAACTTGGCTCTGCCAATGCTAAGATTTATAAACTTGACGACCCCAGTTGTCCTTGGCCAGAATGTTATAGATCCTGTGGAAGTAGCACACCCGATGAGTTTCCTACAGACATTCCAGGGACCAAAGGGAACTTCAAATTAGTCAGGCATGTTTCCTTTGTTGACTGTCCTGGCCACGATATTCTGATGGCTACTATGCTGAACGGTGCCGCAGTGATGGATGCCGCTCTTCTGTTGATAGCTGGTAACGAGTCTTGTCCTCTGCCTCAGACATCTGAACACTTGGCTGCTATAGAAATCATGAAACTGAAGCATATTTTGattctacaaaataaaattgatttggtAAAAGAAAGCCAGGCTAAAGAACAGTATGAACAGATCCTTGCATTTGTTCAAGGTACAGTAGCAGAAGGCGCTCCTATTATCCCAATTTCTGCTCAGCTAAAATACAATATTGAAGTTGTCTATGAGTACATAGTGAAGAGAATTCCAGTACCCCCAAGAGACTTTACTTCAGAACCCAGACTTATTGTTATTAGATCCTTTGATGTCAACAAACCTGGCTGTGAAGTTGATGACCTTAAGGGGGGTGTAGCTGGTGGTAGTATTCTAAAAGGGGTGTTAAAGGTGGGCCAGGAGACAGAAGTCAGACCTGGTATTGTTTCCAAAGACAGTGAAGGAAAACTCATGTGTAAACCTATCTTTTCCAAAATTGTATCACTTTTCGCAGAGCATAATGATCTTCAGTATGCTGCCCCAGGAGGTCTTATTGGAGTTGGAACAAAAATTGACTCCACTTTGTGCCGGGCTGAGAGAATGGTGGGGCAAGTACTTGGTGCAGTTGGAGCTTTACCTGAGATCTTCACAGAATTGGAAATTTCCCATTTCCTGCTTAGATGGCTTCTAGGTGTTCTCACTGAAGGAGATAAGAAAACAGCGAAAGTACAAAAGCTGTCTAAGAATGAAGTGCTTATGGAGAATATAGGATCCCTGTCAACAGGAGGAAGAGTTAATGCAGTCAAGGCTGATTTGGGCAAAATCGTCTTGACTAATCCTGTGTGCacagaaataggagaaaaaattGCACTTAGCCGAAGAGTTGAGAAACACTGGCGTTTAATTGGTTGGGGTCAAATAAGAAGAGGAGTGACAATCAAGCCAACAGTAGATGATGACCGAAGAATTAAATAA